The Pseudoxanthomonas sp. SL93 genome segment ACTTCTCCGGCGACGCCGCGCCGAACATCACCACCAGTGGGCAGGCGAGTGCGGCAGCGGCGTGGGCCGGGCCGGTGTCCACCGACACCAGGCTGTGCGCCTGCTGGAGCAGCGCCAACAGGCGCGGTACCGGCAGTTCGCGCGCCGCGTTGAACATGCGCGCATCCTTGCCGGCCGCGTCACGGATTTCTTCCAGCACGCCATGTTCGGCCGGCGAGCCGCACAGCACGATCTTCGTGAGCGGCTGTTCCTGCCAGATCGCGTCGGCGACCGCCGCCCACGATGCGGGGGGCCAGTACTTGGGGTGCGACGAGGTCGCGATGTTGCCGCGCTTGTGGGTGCGCTTGTTGCCAGGCTGGAACAGCACCACCGGTCCTTCCAGCCGATTGACCGTGCGCCATGACGCCAGGTCGCGCCGGTCGTCGTCGGTCACGTGCAGCAGGGGGAAGCGGAAGACGCCCGGGTCCGGCACCTCGCGCGTCGGGTAGGGCTGCATCGGGTCGCGCATGCCCATCTGCAACCAGCGGTCCGGCCACAGGTGCAGGCCCGCCCTCGCGACGTCGTCGGGCGAGGGCCGGTGCACGATGTCCTCTGGCGGAATCCCCGCCCGCGCCACCAACGCCAGCATCGCCGGGTTGCTGTCGCAGCAGTAGACCGGGCCGCGCCCGCGCTTCTTCAGCCAGTGCACCAGCGCCCACTGGCTGGGACACAACCAGTAAGGCGTGTTGCGGCTGGTGATCAGCTGCAGGCGGCCCACTGCCGGCTCGCGCTCCAGGAGCGGTCGCGTCCAGTCGCCCGCTCCCACCACGTCGATCTTCTCGCCGTAGCGTGCATGCAACAGGCGGAGGATCGGGGTCAGCAGGACCACGTCGCCCAGCGCACCGCAGCGGATCACCAGTGGACGCGCACTCATGCGGCACAGCCCTGCAGGGCGAAGGCATCAGGAATCAGGGTCATCATGTCGGCCTTCCGAGTGCGTGCAGGTGCTGGTACTTCTCTATCACGGCGCGTGCGTGGCTGGCGTGGAAGAGCCAACCCTCGCGCCCGTCCCGCCACGCCGCGCGCAGCACATACATCTTGAGCCAGTAGGCCGCGGCGTGTGTCCACGGACTCATGCGCCCGCAGCGCTTGCCGTCGGCATGGCGCTGCTCGGCCCAGAGCCGGGCATAGCGGCTGTTCTTGGCGCGGTGCGCCTGCAGCGAGCGGGCTGTGTTGTGCTCGATGACCGCTTCGCACGCCGCCACGCGCTTGCCGCGCAGGTCGGGACGTTCGTGCACGCGCATGGGCAGGTAGCGATGGTCCGGGCGGACAAGGCGTTCGGTCCACTCATGCCCGCTCAGCCGCCTGCCCAGGAACCAGTTGCGACGGCGCAACCGCCAGACGTCGGCCTGCTCGACGCGTCCGCTGGCGAACAGCTCGCGCAGCTGTCGCGCGCCGCCCTCGGCCAGCCATTCGTCTGCATCCAG includes the following:
- a CDS encoding glycosyltransferase family 9 protein, which gives rise to MSARPLVIRCGALGDVVLLTPILRLLHARYGEKIDVVGAGDWTRPLLEREPAVGRLQLITSRNTPYWLCPSQWALVHWLKKRGRGPVYCCDSNPAMLALVARAGIPPEDIVHRPSPDDVARAGLHLWPDRWLQMGMRDPMQPYPTREVPDPGVFRFPLLHVTDDDRRDLASWRTVNRLEGPVVLFQPGNKRTHKRGNIATSSHPKYWPPASWAAVADAIWQEQPLTKIVLCGSPAEHGVLEEIRDAAGKDARMFNAARELPVPRLLALLQQAHSLVSVDTGPAHAAAALACPLVVMFGAASPEKWRPIGPGPIHVLGGEKGEASRVRDIPVADVVAAWRRLPVRPQVDLLMP
- a CDS encoding glycosyltransferase family 2 protein, whose product is MLLPLSGVVITRNEADRIGRCLASMQEICSEILVLDCGSDDDTVEVARRAGARVEHQAWLGFAAQKNEAIARARQPWLLLLDADEWLAEGGARQLRELFASGRVEQADVWRLRRRNWFLGRRLSGHEWTERLVRPDHRYLPMRVHERPDLRGKRVAACEAVIEHNTARSLQAHRAKNSRYARLWAEQRHADGKRCGRMSPWTHAAAYWLKMYVLRAAWRDGREGWLFHASHARAVIEKYQHLHALGRPT